In Planifilum fimeticola, a single window of DNA contains:
- a CDS encoding NuoB/complex I 20 kDa subunit family protein, with the protein MEVNLEELTFEEQEQLKRNVFLTTLEEIKAWARSSSLWPMQFGLACCAIEMMGTGGSHYDFDRFGVIFRASPRQSDVMIVAGTVTKKMGPILRRLYDQMPEPKWVVAMGSCATAGGPYVKSYSVIKGVDQIVPVDVYIPGCPPNPAALIYGINKLQEKIRYEAKTGKRVTGS; encoded by the coding sequence ATGGAAGTGAATTTGGAAGAACTCACCTTTGAGGAGCAGGAGCAGCTGAAGCGGAACGTCTTTTTGACCACGCTGGAAGAGATCAAGGCGTGGGCCCGGAGCAGTTCGCTGTGGCCGATGCAGTTCGGCTTGGCCTGTTGTGCCATCGAGATGATGGGAACGGGGGGTTCCCATTATGATTTTGACCGTTTCGGCGTGATCTTCCGCGCTTCTCCCCGGCAGTCCGACGTGATGATCGTGGCCGGTACCGTGACCAAGAAGATGGGGCCGATTCTTCGCCGTCTGTACGACCAGATGCCGGAACCCAAATGGGTGGTCGCCATGGGTTCCTGCGCGACGGCGGGGGGACCCTATGTCAAGTCGTACTCCGTGATCAAAGGCGTGGATCAGATCGTTCCGGTGGACGTGTACATTCCCGGATGTCCGCCCAACCCGGCTGCATTGATCTACGGAATCAACAAGTTGCAGGAGAAGATCCGTTATGAGGCGAAAACGGGAAAGAGGGTGACCGGTTCGTGA